A window of Candidatus Eisenbacteria bacterium genomic DNA:
GATCTGGAGTACCTGAGGCGGGAGCGCCGCGTGAAAGCCCTCGTCGTTCGCGTCGACTCCCCCGGTGGGGAGGTCGCGGCCTCTCAGGAGATCCACGCTGCGCTCCTGCGCTTCAGGACAGAGACGGCCCTGCCCGTCGTTGCCTCCTTCGGCGGGGTCGCCGCCTCCGGAGGCTACTACATCGCGTGCGCCGCCGATCGGATCGTGGCCAACCCGGGAACGCTCACCGGGTCGATCGGTGTCATTCTCACCTACGCGAACGCGGAAGGGCTTCTGGAGAGGGTCGGGATTCGTTTCCGATCCGTACAGAGCGGGCAGATGAAGGACCAAGGCGCCTTCTGGAGAGACCTCACCGATGAGGAGCGCGCCGTCCTGCAGGGAACGGTCGACGACGTCTACGACCAGTTCCTGGAGGTCGTCGAGCAGGGGCGTGGGATGAGCAGGGAGGAGATCGCTCCGTACGCGGACGGGCGCACGCTGTCCGGGCGGCAGGCGCGCCAGGCGGGGCTCGTCGATTCGCTCGGCGATCTCTCGGTCGCCATCGATCTCGCGAAGAGCCTCGGCGGCCTCGACGAAGACGCCCCGGTCCACCGTCCCAGGAAGCCGCGGGAGGGGATCCTGGACCGGTTGCTGGAGGGTTCGGCGGCTCTGCCGGCCCTCCTGGAGCCAGGGGTCAGGATCGAGTACCGGCTGGCGCCTCACCTGGGCGGGGGCGTTGTGGGGGGGCGGGCCCGATGATACAATGCGGGAACTGGGGTTAGACGCGGCGAGTATAGACTCTGGCCGCAGGCACGGGGGGGACGGATCCCCGCCCGAGGAGGTCTAGGCTCTTGAACGTCCGAACTCTCATCTGCCTGGCGCTGCCCGCTCTCCTGCTGCTCGTGGGGGCCGGGCCTTCATTCGCGCAGGGAACGAGCGGGGCGGCTTCCCTGAACATCACCCCGGGAGCGAGAGCCGATGCGATGGGCCGGGCGAACGTCGCGCTCTGCAACGACGCCACGGCGAACTGGTGGAATCCCGCGGCCCTGGGGCAGGTCGATCAGAGGATCTTCTCCCTGATGCACACACAGCTGGTGCCCGGGCTTGCCGACGACGTCTACTACGAGTACCTCGGCTATGCGCAACACATGGAAGGATGGGGAGGCGTCGGCGCGAGCCTCATCTTCCTCACCTATGGCAAGAGCATCGCGACCGATGCGAACGGAAGGGAGCTGGGGACCTTCTCGAGCTACGAGTTCTCGCCTTCCGTCTCCCTCGGGACACAGATCGCCAAGGGCCTCTCCGCCGGCGTGAGCCTCAAGTACGTCTACGTCAGCCTTGCCCCTGCCGATATCATGCGCCTCGTCTCCGAGGGCGAAGACACGGCCGCGGGAACCGGCGACACCTTCGGCGCCGACCTCGGACTCCTGTACGATCTGTCTGAGCTGATGCCCGGCTTTCCCCTGCCGGGCCTGGGGATCGACTTTCCGCCTCCAACCCGCATCGGGCTCAACATCCAGAACCTCGGGCCGAACATCTCGTTCATCAGCGAGGACGAGAGCGACCCGATCGGCCGCAACATGAAGCTCGGCATCGGGATCAGGCCGTACGATTCCGAGTCGATCCGCTTTCTCGCCGAGGCGGACATCAACAAGAGCCTGATCTACGCCGACGAGGAGCC
This region includes:
- the sppA gene encoding signal peptide peptidase SppA, producing the protein DLEYLRRERRVKALVVRVDSPGGEVAASQEIHAALLRFRTETALPVVASFGGVAASGGYYIACAADRIVANPGTLTGSIGVILTYANAEGLLERVGIRFRSVQSGQMKDQGAFWRDLTDEERAVLQGTVDDVYDQFLEVVEQGRGMSREEIAPYADGRTLSGRQARQAGLVDSLGDLSVAIDLAKSLGGLDEDAPVHRPRKPREGILDRLLEGSAALPALLEPGVRIEYRLAPHLGGGVVGGRAR
- a CDS encoding PorV/PorQ family protein encodes the protein MAAGTGGTDPRPRRSRLLNVRTLICLALPALLLLVGAGPSFAQGTSGAASLNITPGARADAMGRANVALCNDATANWWNPAALGQVDQRIFSLMHTQLVPGLADDVYYEYLGYAQHMEGWGGVGASLIFLTYGKSIATDANGRELGTFSSYEFSPSVSLGTQIAKGLSAGVSLKYVYVSLAPADIMRLVSEGEDTAAGTGDTFGADLGLLYDLSELMPGFPLPGLGIDFPPPTRIGLNIQNLGPNISFISEDESDPIGRNMKLGIGIRPYDSESIRFLAEADINKSLIYADEEPIYNAGCELSFGNYASARFGYIYDKAGDIRDPTFGLGGQIGGLSIDYASVPQARDLPERVTKLSITYRF